In Candidatus Polarisedimenticolaceae bacterium, the genomic stretch GACGTTCCTCGAGCCCCTTCACCGCGATGCCGATGTGATCGACGCGCGCCTTCATCGCACCTCCACCCGCTCGAGCACGCGATCGGCGGCGGTGTACGGATCGGTCCGTCCCTCCGCGATCGCGTCGAGCACCTCGCCCCACGCCTCCCCCGCCAGCACCCGGTCGCGCACGCGCCGCAGGAGCCGCTCCGCGAGGATCGCCTGAAGCCGCATCTCCGCGCGCTCGCGCCGCCGCCGCGCGCGGCGCGCGCGTCCCGGCCCCTGCGCGTACCGGGCGATCCCCTCGCGCAGGAGGTCGGTCCCTTCGTCGCGCACGGCGACGGTGCGGAAGATCTCCGGACGCGCCGCCGCGGTCGCCGGGGCGAGCGACATCACGTATTCGAGGTCGGTCTGCACCCGGTCCGCCCCCGGTCGGTCGGCCTTGTTGATCACGAACAGGTCGGCGATCTCGAGGATCCCCGCCTTGATCGCCTGGATGTCGTCCCCCATCCCCGGCACGAGCACCACGGCGACGACGTCCGCGGCGCGGGCGATCTCGATCTCGTCCTGTCCGACGCCGACGGTCTCCACGAGCACGGGGTCGTACCCCGCCGCGTCGAGCAGGTCGACGGCGTCGTTCGCCGCGCGCGAGAGCCCGCCGAGGTGACCGCGGCTGGCCATCGAGCGGATGAACACGCCGGGATCGGTCGCGTGCTCCTGCATCCTCACGCGGTCGCCGAGGATGGCGCCGCCCGAGTAGGCGCTCGAAGGATCGACCGCAAGGACGCCGACGCGATTCCCCTGCTTGCGGTACGACGCGACCAGGCGGTCGACGAGGCTCGATTTCCCCGCACCCGGGCTTCCGGTCACGCCGAGGACGGTCGCGCCCCCCGTCCGCGGGAAGGCGGCGCGCAGGACCTCCACGGCGCCCGGCGCGTGCTCCTCGACGAGGCTGATCGCCCGGGCGAGCGCCCGGACGTCCCCCGCAACGAGCCGGTCGACGATCTCCACGCGCTCAGACCCGGCTCAGCAGCTCGCGCGCGATCACCAGGCGCTGGATCTCGCTCGTCCCCTCGCCGATGGTGCACAGCTTCATGTCGCGGAAGTACTTCTCCGCGGGGAAGTCCTTCACGTACCCGTAGCCGCCGAAGACCTGCAGCGCCTGGTCGACGACCTTCACGCCGATCTCGGAGGCGAAGAGCTTCGCCTGCGCGGACTCGAGGGTCGTCTTCATCCCCCGGTCCTTCATCCACGCGGCGCGGTACGTCAGGAGCGACGCCGCCTCGATCATCGCGGACATGTCGGCGAGCTTGATCTGGATCGCCTGGAACTCGGAGATCGGCCGCCCGAACTGACGCCGCTCCTTCGAGTACTTCAGCGCGGCGTCGAAGGCTCCGCGCGCCATCCCCAGGGCGAGGGCGGCGATCGAGATGCGCCCGCCGTCGAGGATCTGCATCGCGTTCACGAACCCCATCCCGCGGTCGCCGACGCGTTGCGCGTCGGGGATCCGGCAGTCCTCCATGATCACCTCGGCGGTGTCGGAGGCGCGCAGGCCCATCTTGTTCTCCTTCTTGCCCGCGCGGAATCCCGGCGTTCCCTTCTCGATCGCGAAGGCCGAGATCCCCTTCTTCTGGTTCTCGGGATCGGTCACCGCGAATACGACCGCGAGGTCGCCGACCGAACCGTGCGTCGTGAAGGTCTTGGAGCCGTTGAGGATCCAGTCCCCTCCGATTTGCCTGGCGGTCGTGCGCGTCCCCGCCGCGTCCGAGCCGGCGGTCGGCTCGGTCAGGCTCCAGGCGCCGATCCACTCCCCCGAGCACAACTTCGGGAGGTAGCGCGCCTTCATCTCGGCGCTCCCGAACTGGTAGAGATGGTTCGTGCAGAGGGAGTTGTGCGCCGCGACCGAGATGCCGATGGAGCCGTCGACCCGGCTGAGCTCCTCGACGATCGCGACGTATTCGACGTAGCCCATGCCGGCGCCGCCGTACTCCTCGGGGAAGATCGCGCCGAGACAGCCGAGCTCACCGGTGCGCCGCAGGATCTCCCGGGGGAACTCCTGGCTTTCGTCGAACCTCATGACGTGCGGCGCGATCTCGGCTTGCGCGAACTCGCGGATCGTGCGGCGCAGCAGGTCCTGCTCTTCGGTGAAGGCGAAATCCACGGGAAACCCCCCGGTGAAAGGCCCGGATTATAACGCCCGCAGCGCCGAGAGCGCCCGCTCGATCCCGGCGTCGTCGACGTCGAGGTGGGTCACGAACCGGACCCGTCCCGGCCCCATCCCGCCGGCGAGGACTCCCTCGCGCTCGAGGAGGTCGAGGGCCTGCTCCACCGTCCTCGGGGGCACGACCTCCGCGATCACGATGTTGGTCGCGACCGACTCGGGGTCGATCCGGAACGCCGGGTGGGAGGCGAGAGCGATCGCCAGGCGCTTGGCGCGGGCGTGATCCTCCTCCAGGCGCTCGACGTGGTGCTCGAGGGCGTGGAGCCCTCCCGCGGCGAGGATCCCCGCCTGGCGCATCCCGCCTCCGAGGCGCTTGCGGACGATCCGGGCCTCCCGCATGCGGTCCCGGGAGCCGCAGAGCACCGAGCCGACCGGAGCGCCCAGCCCCTTGGAGAGGCAGAACATCACCGTGTCGAACCCCGCCGCGAGCTCGCGGGCGGAGGAGCGCAGCGCCGCCGCCGCGTTGAAGATCCGCGCGCCGTCGAGATGGGCGACGAGCCCGCACGCCGAGGCCGACCGCAGGATCGCGTCCTTCGTGGCGACGGAGGTGACGGTCCCCCCCGCGTGATTGTGGGTGTTCTCGACCACGACCATCGACACCCGGGAGTGGTAGTAGGGCTTGGAGCGTCCCGCCTGCTCCACCTCGTCGGGGTCGAGGACCCCCGCCTTCCCGTGGAGGATGCGCGGCATCGCCCCGGTCCAGGCCGCCATCGCGCCGAGCTCGTAGTTGTAGACGTGGGAGTCCGCCTCGACGAGGACCTCGGTGCCGGGTTGCGCCCCGAGGTGGATCGCGATCTGGTTCCCCATCGTGCCGCTGGGGACGAACAACGCCGCCTCGGTTCCGAGGGTCGCCGCGGCGCGCTCCTCGAGCGCCCGGACCGTGGGGTCCTCGCCGTACACGTCGTCGCCGACGACGGCGTCCGCCATCGCCTGGCGCATCGCCGGGGTGGGGCGGGTCACGGTGTCCGATCGGAGGTCCACGGGAACGCCGTTCATGTCAGAAGCTCCGCGAACAGCTCGTTCGATCGCAATCGGCCGGCGGCGGTGAGCCGGACCCGGCCCCCCTCGACGACCGTCAGGCCCGCATCATGGGCACGCGCGAAGGCTTCCCGCCAGCGCACGCGCGGATCGATCGCATAACGGCGCGAAAGGAGATCGAGGTCGACCCCCTCCACGACGCGCAGCCCCAGGAACAGCGCCTCCTGCAGGCGCCGCTCGGGGTCGAACGGCTCCTCCTCCGCGAGCGGGTCCCGGCCGGAGAGCACGTCCTCGACGTAGCCGTCGAGGTCGCGCCGGTTGGAGCGCCGCGCACCGTCGACGTATTCGTGGGCCCCGTTCCCGAAACCGGCGTAGGGGGCGTCGGTCCAGTACTTGAGGTTGTGCCGGGAGCGGCGCCCGCCGCGCGCGAAGTTCGAGATCTCGTAGAGCGCGAACCCCTCGCGCTCGAGGGCGCGCACGGTCGCTTCGTAGAGCGCTCCCTGGTCGTCGTCCCCGGCGACGGCCGTGCGTCCCGCGCGGACCGAGCGGGCGAGCGGCGTGTCCTTGTCGGTCTCGAGGAGGTAGACGGAGACGTGGTCGGGGCCGAAGGCCGCGCACCGGCGCACCGTCTCGGGCCATCGCGCGAGCGCTTCCCCGGGGAGCCCCGCGATCAGATCGAGCGAGACGTCGGGGAAGCCGGCGGCGCGGGCGTCGCGCACCGCCCGCTCCGCCTCGCGGGAGTCGTGCGCGCGTCCCACCCGCTTCAGGACCGCGTCGTCGAGCGACTGCACGCCGACGCTGATCCGCGTGACCCCGAGGTCGCGGTATCCCCGCAGCCGGTCGGCGGTGAGGCTCTCCGGATTCCCCTCGAGGGTGATCTCGGCGCGGGCGTCGAGGTCGAATCGCGCGCGCAAGGCGTCGAGCAGGCGCGCCAGCTGATCCGGGGTCATCCTCGACGGCGTTCCGCCGCCGAGGAAGACGGTGTCGGCGTCGCGGGGAAGGTGCGGCCGGCTCCCCCGGATCTCGCGGTCGAGCGCCCGAAGGTACCGCTCGATCCGATCGTCGCGCCCGGCGACCGTCGGGAAGTCGCAATACGAGCACCGGATCGAGCAGAACGGGAAGTGGACGTAGACCCCCAGCTTCGCCGGGCGGTCTTCAGATGCGGCCGATCGCATCGCCGGGCACCCAACCCCTCAGACCGTCCGGGAGGCCGACCTCGACCCAGCGATCCCGCTCCCCCTCCACCTCGAGGATCGTCCCCTCGTGCACGGTGAACACCGTCGGCTGGTTCTCCCCGGGACCGGCGACCACCTCGAGCGCGGGGAGGAGGACGACGGCCCGCGGCGTGCCGTCCAGGCGCGCGCTCGTCGTCCAGAAGGACAACGCCGCGACCCCCGTCGCGAAGCCGATCGCGGCGAGCGTCCACCCGGTGGCCGGGGTGAACCCTTGCGCGCGGGCCGCGCCCCACACGACGGTCGCCGCGAGGGTCCAGACGAGGAGCACGAGGATCGCGTATTGCCCGTCGACTCCCAGACGGTCCTGCGCGCGACGCAGCCACCCGAGCGGCCCCTCGCCCCGCTCCTCCTCGACGCGGTCCCGGGTCTGCGAGCGCGCGAGGGCGAGGTTCGTCGCGACGTCGCGGTCGGCGGGGGCCAGGCGCCGCGCGCGTTCCCAGCGCCAGATCGCCTCGCCGAGACGCTCCTGCTTGTAGGCGGCGTTCCCGAGGTTGTATTCGACGCGGGGGTCGTGGACGCCCGCGTCCGCCAGGGCGCGCCAGGCGGTCTCCGCCTCGGCCCAGCGCCCGTCGCGATACGCGGCGACCCCCTGCTCGAACCGCGCCTCGAGGTCGGCACCGGAGAGGGTCGCGGCGATGAGGACGACGGCGGCGATCATCGCAGCCCCTCCAGGGTGAGGAGCACCTCGCGCGCCTGCGCGAGCAGCTCGCGCCGCCGCGCGGGATCGTCGGCGCCGGGGGCGAACCGCGCGAAGTCCGACGCTTCGAGGACGGCGCGCACGCGGGAGCGCAGGGCCTCGTCCCCGCCGCGCGCCGCGAGCCACCGGTCGACCTCGTCGTGCGTGAGCCCCGCCGCCGAGCGATCGGAGCGATCGGCGACGTAGTCGAGGAGGCTCCCCGCGAGCGCCGCGTGGAACCCCGCCGCGCCGAGGGCGCGTTCGGCCGCGTCGAGCCCGCGCCGCGCGCGCTTGCCCGCGCGCATCGCGCGGGCCGTCGCGCGGTGGCCGAGGCGGATCGCGCGCCGGCGCCCCCAGATCGCGAGGACCGGCGCGGCGAGGAGCGGCAGCGCGAACAGGAGCCGACCCGCCGGCCGCTCGTGCCAGCGCCGCGCATCGGTGCGGAAGCCCCCGCCGTCCATCCGCACGAAGGCGATCTCGTTGCGCTGCGCGCGCACCTCGCCGCGTGCGAAGGGGGCCTCGGGGGCGCTGCCGCGGCGGACGACGAGCGGGGAGGTGGACCCCTGCGCCACCGCGTAGGCGCCCTTCCGGAAATCGAAATACGGGAAGCGCACGTCGACCGGTGCGAGGGTGCCGGGGGCCAGGGGGACGACGACCCACTCCCAGGTCCGCCTGGACCGGAGGCGACCGTCGCGGACCTTCGACTCGTCCTCCGTCTTGGGGTCGAAGACCTTCAGGTCGCGAGGGAAGTCCAGCCGCGGCGCCGCCACCCCCTGGAGCGAGCCCTCCCCCTCGACCGTCGCGCGGATCACGATCGCCTGGTTGGTCTCCGCTTCCGAGCGGTCGGTGGTGACCTGCATCGCGTAGACGCCGACCGCCCCGCCGAACCCCTCGGGCTTGCCCTCCTCCGGGAGCGGGCGTACCTGCAGCCGCACCGGCGAGGTCTTGCGCACGACCGTCTGCACCCTGGGCCGGAAGAAGTCCTCGAAGGGATCGGCGGTGCGCCGGCGCGCGGGGACCGCGAGCTCGGCGGTGAACGGCTCGATCGTCTGCGTTCCCGCGGCGGTGGGCACCAGGACGCGCCGGTCGATCGGCTGGGCCACGTAAGTCCGCCCCTCGATCTCGACGCGGCGACGCTCGGCCTGGGCGTCGACCTCCTCCTCCTCGGACCAGAATCCCGACAGCGGCGGCGGGGTCCACCGCGCGTCCACCACCTGCACGCCCATGTAGAGCATCGCCTCGAGAGAGATCGGCTCCCCGAGCCAGGCGGTGGTGGTTCCCAGCGACGCCCGGACGAAGACGTCCGCGTCGTCCGCGGTCGCAGGCGCGGGAGATCCCCTGCCCTGCGGCCCGGTCGGCCCGGATCCCACCTCGAAGCGGATCTCCTTCGTGCGGAGCGCCGTCCCCTCCAGGTTCAGCTCGATCGGAGGGATCCTCGCGGGGCCCGCTCCCTTCGCCCGCAGGATCCAGGTCAACGTGAGCGCGGCGGTCTGGCGCGCCCCTGCGCCGTCGAACACGAACGACCGCTGCGACGAGGTGGACGGCCCCGACACCACCTCGAGGTTCTGGAGAAGGGGAAGGCGCGGCGCGCGGACTTCGGGGATCGAGGAGCCTTCGATCCGCACCGACAGCTCGATCGGGGTCGTGTCGGTCGCCCCGCGGGCGGGGCTCACCCCCGCCTCCACGCGGAATCGCTCCTCGCCGCGGGCGGAGGCGACCACGACGAGCGCGGCGAGCGCGGCGAGCGCGAGAAGCCGTCTCACCAGTCCTTCTCCGGTGTCCCGGATCCGACGACGACCTCGCGTCCCTTGTCCTTCTTCTTGCGCTGGTTCTGGCGCTCGATTTCGGCGAGGCGGTCGAGCAGTTGCTCGGCCTGCGACGGGCTCATGTCCCCGGGACGCGGCTTGGGTTGCGGGCGCGGGTCCGGCTTCTCGTCGTCCCCCGGTTTCGGCTCGCTCCCCTGCGAGGGCTTGGGCTCGGGCTTGTCCTTCGATTCGCCGCCCTGCTGAGGCTGTTGCTCTTGGTCCTGCCGAGGCGGTTGCTGCTGTTCCTGTTTTTGCTGCTGCTGCTCTTGTTTTTGTTTCTGCACCTGGAGCGCGCGCTGCGCGAGCTCGAGGTTGCGCTTGCTCTCGAGGTCTTTCGGCTCGACCTGGAGCGCGCGGCGGTAGGCGCGCACGGCGTCCTCGTAACGCTCCTGGCGGAACAGGGCGTTGCCGAGGTTGTGCGCGGCGCGCGGCAGAAGCGAGGACCCGGCCTGACGCAGCGCCTTCTCGTACAGCTCCGCCGCCTGCGCGACGTCGTCCTCGCGGAACGCCACGTTGCCGAGGTTGTACGGCAGCTCCGGCGCGTTCGGTGCCGCCTGCGCGGCCGCGTCGTAGGCCTCGCGGGCCGCCTTCCAGTCCTTCGCCTCGTACTTCGCGTTCCCCTTCTCGGTGTCGCGGTGCGCGGCCCCGCCGAGAAGCTGCGAGACCGCGGAGGCGATCACGAACAACACCACCGTCCTCATGCGGCGCTCCTCCGCCGGCGCTCCGCCACGAACGCCTCCGCGAACAGCGCCGCGACCGCGACCGCCAGGGGGATCGCGAAGCGCTCCGTGTACCGCGTGCGCAGCACCGTTCCCGTCTCCTCGCCTTCCATCGCCCCGAGGTCGCGCGCGATCGCGTCGAGCTCGACCTCCCCCGCCGTCGCGGTGTAGTACTTCCCGCCGGTCGCGTCCGCGAGCCGGGCGAGCGACGGGGCGTCGAGACGCGTGGTCACCACGCGACCGTCGCGGTCCTTTTTCCACTCCCCGGGGCCGCCGTACGGGATCGGCGCCCCCTGCTCGGTTCCGACGCCGATCGCCCACACCTTCGCGCCGGCCTTGCGGGCGACGTCGATGGCTTCCTCGAGCCCCCCTTCGTGGTCCTCCCCGTCGCTGAAGACGAGGATGGCCCGGCCGCGCGCCTCCCCCGACTCGGAGGTCGCGAACGCCCGGACCGCGGCGCGGATCCCTTCGGCGAGGGCGGTGCCGGGGACCGAGACCGCCTCCGGATCGAGCGCGTCGAGGAACAGCCGCACCGCCTCGTGGTCCACGGTCAGCGGGGCGACGAGGCTCGCCCTTCCGGCGAAGCTCACGAGGGCGAGACGATCGCCGACGAGCTTGTCGATCAGGGTCCCGGCGGCGTGCCGCGCGAGCCCGAGGCGGTCCGGAGGCACGTCCCCCGCCGCCATGCTCAGGGACGTGTCGACGACGAAGGCGACGTCCACCCCCTTCCGGGTCACCGCGTCGACCCCCGTCCCCCACTGGGGCCGCGCGAGGGCGACGACCCCCGAGACGATCGCGAGCAGGAGCAGCAGGGCCTTCGCCGCGCGGCGGTGGGTGCTCGCCTCCCCCGCGAACCGCGCCGCGGCCTCGGGATCGGCGGCGAATCGGGCGAGCCGCCGCCGGGCCCGCCACGACGACGCGACCCACAACGAAACGACCACGGGAACCGCCAGCAGCCACGCCAACATCTCCGGTGCCGCGAAACGCATCAGGGGATCCTCCGGAGCCGCGTGGCGAGAAGCAGGATCTCCGCGAAACACAACGCCCCGGCCCACGCCAGGAAGACGCCGAACCGCTCGGTCCACGCGACCCGGATCCGGCTCTCGAACTCCGTCTTCTCGAGGGCGTCGATGCGGCGGAACGCCTCCTCGAGCCCCTGCGGGTCGGTGGCCCGGAAGTAGAGGCCTCCGGTGTCCTCCGCGATCGCGCGGAGCAGGCGCTCGTCGAGCTCCTGGCGCTGCCAGACCAGGCGCTTGCCGAACGGGGTATCGATCGAGCATCGCACCTCGCCGCGCGATCCGACGCCGATCGTGTACACGCGCACCCCGAGCGCCTTCGCCGCGGAGGCCGCGGCCTCGGGCCCCACCTGCCCCTGGTTGTTGATGCCGTCGGTCAGGAGGACGGCGACGCGGCTTTTCGCCTTCGACGTCCGCAGGCGCTGGACCGCCGAAGCGAGCCCCATCCCGATCGCCGTCCCCGACTCGTCGTCGGCGGCGAAGTCGAGCCCCCGGACCGCCTCGAGCAACATCTCGTGGTCGAGGGTCAGCGGGCAGCGCACCCCCGCGACGCTGGCGAAGGCCACGAGCCCGAGACGGTCCCCCGGGCGTCCCTCGACGAACCGGACGAGCGCCTCGCGGGCCACGCCGAGCCGGTCCCGGGGAGGCTCGTCCATGCAGCGCATCGACCCGGAGAGGTCGATCGCGACGACGATGTCGACCCCCAGCGACGAGATGTTCTCGACGGCGTTCCCCCACTGCGGCCGCGCGAGGGCGATGACGGCGAGGGCGATCGCCGCCCCGCGAAGCCACGGGAGCGCGGCGTCCACGGTCGGCCAGAACCCGCCGACGCCGGCGAGCGCGGCGGCGTCGGGGATCGGCAGGCGCGGCCGTCCCCGTCGCCTCGCGCGGAGCAGCCACACCGTCGCCGCCGCCGCGAGGGGGAGCGCCGCGAGCCAATAGGGTTGGGCGAAGCGGAACATCAGGCCGCTCCCTCCTCGCGGGCCTTGGTCGCGTCGACGATCGCGTACGCGGAGTCGACGCAGGCGCGGCAGGCGTCGAGCCCCGCGGGGGCGCGCGCGAACTTCGCGAGATCGGCGCGGTCGAGGATCTCCCGCACGCGACGCGCGACGTCGGGGTCGCTTCCGGCCTGCGCGAGCAGCGGCGCCACCTCCCCGGTCGTCCGCTCGAGGAGGTCCACCCGCAGGCGCGCGGAGAGGTAGGTCTTGACGATGCGCGCGAGCCCCTCGAAGAAGACGTCCTCGCGCGCGGGGTTCTCGCGGTGCGCGTCGAGGAGCTTTCTCAGCTCCTCGTACGCCCACACGTGCGGCGGGAGGCGGCGGAACGGATCGGTGGGAGCCTGCACGCGAGCCAGGCGCGGAGCGAGGCGTCGCCAGAGCAGGTACAGGGCGGCCGCGGCGACGAGGAGGCCGGCGAGGATGAAGGCGGCGAGCTTCGCAGGTCCCCAGTCGGGGGCGATCGCCGCGGGGGGCTTCAGGTCGGCGATCTCGGGGGAGGCTCCGGGGGCGCGATCCTTCTCGGGAAGCACGCTCGCGATCTCGAGCGCGACCGGCGCGGTGGCGACGGCGCGACGTTCGCTCCCCTCGACGACGGCCAGGTCGATCGCCGGAACCTCGACCTTCCCGGTCGTGTAGGCCGCGATCGTGCCGGTCCAGACCGCCTTCCCCCCGACGGTCGGCGCCCACGTCCCGCCGAGGACGGTCACGTTCTCGCCGAGGTCGGGGCCGACCGGGGCTCGCTCCACCTCGGACCCGGGGTCGAGGGTCACCGTGATCGTCGCCCGGAGCGGATCGCCGACGGTCGCCTCCCTGGGCGTGACGTCCAGGACCGCGGTCGCGGCGAGGAGGACGGCGGCGAGCATCTACGCCCTCGCCGCGCGCCGGGCGCGCTCGCGGAAGAAACGGACGAGCGGCCGCTCCACCGGCTCCGCCGTCGAGAGCTCGAGGACGTCCACCCCGGTGCGGGCGAGCGCCTCGCGGGAGGCGCGCTTGCGCCCCGCGGCCCGCGCGGCGTAGGCGGCGCGCACGCGGGAGCTCCCGGTGTCGAGCAGGAGCGGCGTTCCGGTCTCGGGGTCCTCCACGGCGAGCAGCCCCACGTCGGGGAGGGCGAGCTCGCGGGGATCGTCCACCGCGATCGCCACGACGTCGTGTTTGCGCGCGACCACCCGGAGCGTGCGCTCGAACTCGGGGTCCTGGAAATCCGACAGGAGGAAGACGACCGCGCGCTTGGTCACCGCGCGCCGGAGGGTGTCGAGGGCGGAGGCGATCGACGTCCCGCGCCCCTTCGGCTCGAAGGCGAGGAGGTCGCGCAGGACGCGAAGCCCGTGCTCGCGCCCCTTGCGCGGCGGGACGAAGGTCTCGACCCGGTCGGTGAACAGCAGGAGGCCGACGCGGTCGTTGTTGCGGATCGCCGAGAAGGCGACGAGGGCGCCGATCTCCGCCGCGACCCGGAGCTTGGTGGAGGGCCCCGTGCCGAACCGCTCCGAGCCCGAGGCGTCGACGGCGAGGACGACGGTGAGCTCCCGCTCCTCCGAGAACTTCTTGACGAACGGATGGCCCATGCGCGCCGAGACGTTCCAGTCGATCGTGCGCACGTCGTCCCCCGGCTCGTACTCGCGCACCTCGGCGAACTCCATTCCCCGCCCCTTGAAGACGGAGTGGTAGGAGCCCGCGAGGCTCTCCTCGACCAGGCGCCGGGTTCGGATCTCGAGGCGCCGGACGCGCCGAAGCAACTCTCTCGGGATCACGGGGTTCAGGGGACCTCGACGGCGTCGAAGACGCGCCGCACGACCTCGTCGGCGTTGACCGATTCGGCCTCCGCCTCGAACGAGAGGATGAGCCGGTGCCGCAACACGTCCGCCCCGATCGCCTTGACGTCCTCGGGGGTGGTGAAGCCGCGACCGCGCAGGAACGCGTGGGCGCGCGCGGCGGCGACGAGCGCCATCGTCGCGCGCGGGGAGGCGCCGTACTGGAGCAGCCCCTCGACGTCGAGCTTGAACTCCTTGGGACGGCGCGTGGCCTGGACGAGGCGCACGCAGTAGTCCTTGATGCGCTCGTCCACGTAGATCGCGTACATCGCCTCGCGCGCGCGCTCGATCGCCTCGAGGGTGGCGACCGGCCGGCTCGAGGGGGCGTGGGAACCGGTCATGCGGTCGAGGATCTGCCGCTCCTCCTCCGCCGAGGGGTAGTCGACCTTGAGCTTGAGCATGAACCGGTCGACCTGCGCCTCGGGGAGCGGGTAGGTCCCCTCCTGCTCGATCGGGTTCTGCGTGGCGAGGACGAGGAACGGCGCGGGGAGCGGGTGCGAGACGTCGCCGATCGTGACCTGCCCCTCCTGCATCGCCTCGAGCAGCGCCGACTGCACCTTCGCCGGCGCGCGGTTGATCTCGTCGGCGAGGACGAAGTGGGCGAACAGCGGACCCTTGCGCGCGGTGAACGTCCCGTCCTTCGGGCTGTAGATGAGGGTGCCGGTGAGGTCGGCCGGGAGGAGGTCCGGGGTGAACTGGATTCTCTGGAACGAGGCGTCGAGGGCCCCCGCGAAGGTCCGGACCGCGAGGGTCTTCGCCAGCCCCGGAACGCCCTCGAGCAGCAGGTGCCCCCGGGCGAGCAGGCCGATCGCCATCCGGTCGAGCAGGTACTTCTGGCCGACGATCACCCGCCTGACCTCGGCCAGGACCGCCTCGATCGACGCCGCCTCGCGTTGGACCCGTTCCTGGACCGCCTGGACCGACTCCACCATCTGGGACTCCTTACTCCTTGGACCCAAAGGACTTGGTGCGAACGCCGGATTGTAGCAACCGAGCCGCCCGAAGGAAAAATCCGACGGGTACGTAAGGTTGCCATCGGTGCGGACCCACCGCGAATCCCCGTCGCGATTCCCCGCCCCGGGGCCAGTGGCCTCACCCGCATCCCCAACCCATATTCGGTACGTCCGAAGGGGATCCAGAGTCGATGCAAAAGAAACTCGCCGCGTCGTTTCTCATCGTCGCCTGCCTGTACACGATCGTCGGGGTCGTCGTCCCGCGGGTCCACCCGGACCCGGTCTGGGGGACCGCGCTCGCGGTCAGTCTCGACCTCGCCATCGGCCTGGGCGCCGCCTGGCTCGTCTCCTGGCGCCTGACCCGCAGGATCCGGGAGGTCGCCCGCGCCTCGGAGGACCTGCGCGAGGGGAACCTCGCGGCACGCGTGGACACCCACGGGGACGACGAGGCCGCCGAGCTCGCGCGCGCCTTCGAGAGCATGCGCCAAGGGCTCGCGGGCGTCGTCGAGCGCGCCCGCGACGTCGCCTCGCGGGTTCACGGCTCCGCGCGCGAGCTCGCGACGACCGCGGAGGATCTCGACGCCCGCGCCGAGGCCGGTGCGGCCGGGGCCGCGGCGGCGGCGGGGGGGATCGTCGCCGTCTCCGAGCGGACGGGGGCCACCGCCGCCGCCCTCGACGCCTTCCGCGCCAAGGCCGACGCCATCGGCCGCGCGATCGCCTCGATCGCCGCCCTCTCGCAGCAAACCCACCTGCTCGCCATCAACGCGTCGATCGAGGCCGCCCGCGCCGGCGAGGACGCCGAAGGGTTCGCCGTCGTCGCCGAGGAGGTGCGCCACCTCGCCGACGACGTGAACCGCGTCGCGGGGGAGGTCGCCGCGCTCGCCGCCGAGCTCGGCGCGAACGCCGAAGCCCTGGGTTCGCGGATCCGCGAGAGCGCCGACGCCGCCACGCGCGCCCGCGCGCTCGTCGAGCGCGCCGAGGCGTCCTTCGACGGGATCTTCGACACGGTCCGGGGCACCGGCTCCGGAGGGCTCGCCCTCGCCGCTTCCGCGCGCGGCCTCGCGGAAGCCTCCGGCGAGCTCGAGCGGGCGATCGCCGTCTTCCGGACGGAACCCTCCGCTTGAGGGTGCTGACCTTCCTCGCCTCCGGGCGCGCGTGGGCGATCGACCCCCGCGAGGTCCTGGCGGTGCAGCCCGCGATCGGACTCGCCGCCGCCCCCGGCGCTCCGGAAGGGGTGCTCGGCATCGCGGCGTTCCGCGGCGACGT encodes the following:
- the meaB gene encoding methylmalonyl Co-A mutase-associated GTPase MeaB; protein product: MEIVDRLVAGDVRALARAISLVEEHAPGAVEVLRAAFPRTGGATVLGVTGSPGAGKSSLVDRLVASYRKQGNRVGVLAVDPSSAYSGGAILGDRVRMQEHATDPGVFIRSMASRGHLGGLSRAANDAVDLLDAAGYDPVLVETVGVGQDEIEIARAADVVAVVLVPGMGDDIQAIKAGILEIADLFVINKADRPGADRVQTDLEYVMSLAPATAAARPEIFRTVAVRDEGTDLLREGIARYAQGPGRARRARRRRERAEMRLQAILAERLLRRVRDRVLAGEAWGEVLDAIAEGRTDPYTAADRVLERVEVR
- a CDS encoding acyl-CoA dehydrogenase family protein, coding for MDFAFTEEQDLLRRTIREFAQAEIAPHVMRFDESQEFPREILRRTGELGCLGAIFPEEYGGAGMGYVEYVAIVEELSRVDGSIGISVAAHNSLCTNHLYQFGSAEMKARYLPKLCSGEWIGAWSLTEPTAGSDAAGTRTTARQIGGDWILNGSKTFTTHGSVGDLAVVFAVTDPENQKKGISAFAIEKGTPGFRAGKKENKMGLRASDTAEVIMEDCRIPDAQRVGDRGMGFVNAMQILDGGRISIAALALGMARGAFDAALKYSKERRQFGRPISEFQAIQIKLADMSAMIEAASLLTYRAAWMKDRGMKTTLESAQAKLFASEIGVKVVDQALQVFGGYGYVKDFPAEKYFRDMKLCTIGEGTSEIQRLVIARELLSRV
- a CDS encoding GntG family PLP-dependent aldolase; protein product: MNGVPVDLRSDTVTRPTPAMRQAMADAVVGDDVYGEDPTVRALEERAAATLGTEAALFVPSGTMGNQIAIHLGAQPGTEVLVEADSHVYNYELGAMAAWTGAMPRILHGKAGVLDPDEVEQAGRSKPYYHSRVSMVVVENTHNHAGGTVTSVATKDAILRSASACGLVAHLDGARIFNAAAALRSSARELAAGFDTVMFCLSKGLGAPVGSVLCGSRDRMREARIVRKRLGGGMRQAGILAAGGLHALEHHVERLEEDHARAKRLAIALASHPAFRIDPESVATNIVIAEVVPPRTVEQALDLLEREGVLAGGMGPGRVRFVTHLDVDDAGIERALSALRAL
- the hemW gene encoding radical SAM family heme chaperone HemW produces the protein MRSAASEDRPAKLGVYVHFPFCSIRCSYCDFPTVAGRDDRIERYLRALDREIRGSRPHLPRDADTVFLGGGTPSRMTPDQLARLLDALRARFDLDARAEITLEGNPESLTADRLRGYRDLGVTRISVGVQSLDDAVLKRVGRAHDSREAERAVRDARAAGFPDVSLDLIAGLPGEALARWPETVRRCAAFGPDHVSVYLLETDKDTPLARSVRAGRTAVAGDDDQGALYEATVRALEREGFALYEISNFARGGRRSRHNLKYWTDAPYAGFGNGAHEYVDGARRSNRRDLDGYVEDVLSGRDPLAEEEPFDPERRLQEALFLGLRVVEGVDLDLLSRRYAIDPRVRWREAFARAHDAGLTVVEGGRVRLTAAGRLRSNELFAELLT
- a CDS encoding SH3 domain-containing protein, producing MIAAVVLIAATLSGADLEARFEQGVAAYRDGRWAEAETAWRALADAGVHDPRVEYNLGNAAYKQERLGEAIWRWERARRLAPADRDVATNLALARSQTRDRVEEERGEGPLGWLRRAQDRLGVDGQYAILVLLVWTLAATVVWGAARAQGFTPATGWTLAAIGFATGVAALSFWTTSARLDGTPRAVVLLPALEVVAGPGENQPTVFTVHEGTILEVEGERDRWVEVGLPDGLRGWVPGDAIGRI